The region CGATGGCCTGGTTGATGGTGAGCGATGCGTATTCGCGCGAACGGCCCGGAACGGAATGGACGGATCCATCCGCCGCCGGCAGCAGCTGCAGCGCGTCGCGCAGCGAGTAGTAGTGCGCCGTGGAGTGCCGGTAGGCGGCGAACAGGAAGTTGGTGAGGGTGGAGGGAATGTACTTCGAGTAGCTCGCGCGCAGCGACGTGCCTTGCTGCGGACCGATGTCCGGCGCGTCGAAGCGCGACACGGTCGCATCCAGTGCGATCGCACCCACGGGCGTCACGACCGCCCCGCCCACCAGTACCGCCGCAAACCGCGGCGTCATCTGCAGGCCTGCCTGCGCCGTCAGCCAATTGGTCAACCCGCGCTGGTAGGTGCCCTGCAAGAGCAGCGCGTCGGTCGCGCCGCCGCCCTGGCGCGGTGTACCCAGCGTGATGGCGTAGCGATGCGCGTTTTCGCGCAGCAGCTGCGGCATCGACGCGTACGGCACGGCGGTGACGCGCTGGGTGCCGTCGGCCTCGGTGATCGTCACCTGCAGGTCGCTGCCGGCGCCCACCGCATACATGTCGCCGATGGCGAAGGGGCCGGGGGGCACGACCGTCTCGTACAGGACGACGCCGTTTTGCCGGATGCTCACGCGCGCGTTCGTCCGGGCCTCGCCGCGCACGACGGGTGCATAGCCGCGCAGCGAGTCGGGCAGCATCTGGTCGTCGCTGGCGAGCTGGACGCCCCGGAAACCGAAGCTGTCGAACAGCTGGCCGTCCGTGTGGCCGTCGCCCAGCGTCAGCGTCGAAAGCCATTCGGGCACGGCGCGCTGGACATGGGTCGCGATCGCCTGGTACTTGCGGCCATCGAAGCCCGAGGTGTAGGAGCCGTCGTGGCGCAGCCGGTAGTCGCCGAGATTGAAGCCCGCCCGCAGGCCGAGGAAGCGCTGTGTCGTCGACGACGATGCGGAAGAGACATCGAAGTCGCTGTAGCGATAGGACAGCAGGCCCGCGGTGATGCCGCTGTCCCAGCGTTCCGGCGGCACGTAACCCCGCGCGCTGCGCACGAGGTAAATCTGGGGAATGCTGAGTTCCAGGCGTTGTTCGGTGGTGTCGAAGCGGGCCACGCCGCCGGCCGCGACGTCGCCGATCGGGCGGCATCCGGTAGGTGCGGCGGATTCCGTCTCGCGGGCGGGCCCGAGCAGCACGCGCTGGATCGCTTCGGATGCCTTCGAAGCGTCGAGACCCAGGCGCCGGACAAGCGCATCGTCCATGCAGACGAGGTTCTGGCGGCCGCTGGCGTCGATCTCGAGGCGGATGTCGAAGGTTCCGAGTATGCGCTCGTTGAAGACGACGTCGGTGCGGTAGGTGCCGGCCGGCATCGCGTTGCCCGAGGAGAAGCGGCGCAGATCGACGCCGCGCCCGCTGCGGCCGATGAGAAAGCCGGGATCGAATTCGACTGCGGGCGGATCGGCTGCGCGGGCCGTGGACGTCCACGTGCCTGCGAGCACCGCGAATGCGACGCACAGGCGTCTCCCCGGGCTTGGCAGCCAGTCCACGCTCGGCTCCGGTGGAACTACTTGCCTTGCGGCGGCGCCGCGGCAGGTGCTGGGGTCGCGGACTCCGGCAGGGGCGTATCGTTGTCAACGAAGGCACCGTAGTCGTCGATGAACGTATAGCGCAGCAGCAGTGGCCCTCCCGCGGCAAGAGCGGGCTTGACGTTGGCCAGCTCGAACGTCTGCGTCGCTCCGGGTTCGATCATTCCGCCGGGCGCGGTCGCGAGCGCATCCGCATCCTTCGCATCCGGCCGGACGGAAAGCCCCGCGAACGAAACGAAGTAGGGGGAGGCGTTTCGCCCCTCCGCTGTCCACGTGCCGCCGGAACGCACCAGCCGCCACTGCAGTGCGCGCGCCGCGTCGGACGCCTTGTCCTTCAGGCCTTTGGGCCGGTAGAAGAGTTTGATGCGCGTGCGCAGCGCGAACTGCAGCACGTGGGAGGCTTCTTCCCCCGTTGCCTTCGGGGGCACCTCCAGCACGTTGAGCCAGAAGACGGATTCCTTGTCCTGGGGCAGCGGCTCCCCCGTGTACGTGAGGCGCAGCACCTGGCCGCGTTCGGGGTCGATGCGGGTCAGCGACGGGTTCAAGGCGAACGGAACGCTGATCGAATCAGGCGTGGATTTCGAATCGCCTTTGTCCAGCCAGGCCTGGACCAGGGCGGGGCGATCGCCGCGATTGAGCAGGCGGACGCTGACGTCGCGGGAGCCGCCCGGATAGATCACCCGGGTGCCGACGATGATGACACTGCCGTGCGCCGAAACGGCCAACAGCGTGAGCGTGAGCAGGAGGGCGCGCAGTGCGATCATGGATAGACGATGGTGTAGGTGACGCTCGTGCTCACCGTTCCGGGTGCGACAGCGCCGGTGGCCCGGTATTGCGCGTAGTGCGTCAGGGTGGCCGCGCTCGCCGAAACGCCGGCCGTCGTCGCGTTCTGGCTGCCGCTGTTCTGCATCAGGTTCACGCTGCCGAAACTGCTGTTGAGCAGTTCGATGTCGAGGTTGGTCGCCGTCCCTGCGTTGATGAGGCGCCCCGCGGCATTGATCGTGGGGCCGGGTTCGAAATAGGCGAACACGGTGCCCGAGGAAAACCCGCTGCACCCCGTGAGCGCCAGAGAGAACGAAGTGCGGCCCGCCACGGCGCCCGCCGAGGCCAGCGCCGCCGAGGACACCCTCGGCAGTGTGACGGTGAACGACGACGCGGAACCGCCGCCGTTGATCGTGCAGGTTTCGTTGGTGACGATGCCATTGATCGTCACGGTGCCGTCGACGGCGTGGCAGGCCCAGGAGGCCGCCAGCGCCGAGACGGCCACGAGGGCACGGCCCGCGATTCTTGGAATGGAGATCATCGCCTGGCGTACCCGTGCCGATCAGAGGTAGACCATCGAGTACGTGACGGAGCTCAGGACATCGCCGGCCGTCACGGGCGTGGCGTCCGTGTGGTAGTAGCGCACGATGAAGTTCGCCACGGCGCTGCCGGCGGTGATGGGGGCGGGGGTCACGTTTTGCGAGCCGTACGCCGCGTTGAGGGCGATCGTGGTGCCGTTTCCGTTCAGCAGTTCCAGTTCGACGTTGGCCGGGCCGGTGGCGGGCGTGGTGGCGGCAGCGGTGTTGATCAGTCGGCCGGACGCGGAGATGTTCCCGCCGGCTTCGAAGTAGGTTGTAGCCGTGGTGGGGCCCGTGCAGCCGGTGATGTTCAGCGAGAAGGCCGTGTCGCCGCCCGTGGGGTTCACGGATGTGGTGGCGGTCGGCGGCAGCGGGACGTTCAGCGCCGTGGCGCCACCGTTCGTGACCGTGCAGGTCGTGGAGACCAGCTTGCCGGTGAAGTTGATGGTGCCGTCGGACGCGTGGGCCGCGAGTGGAGCGTAGATTGCTGCGACGGCGACGAGTGCGGAAAGTTGCTTTTTCAAAATAAGGTTCCTTGGTGAATAGTGAAATTGCTTGGGCAGTGCAATGGAAATAGTGCCCGCCGCGGCGTAACGAAGTGTAGGTGAGCCGCCGCTTGCACAGCATTGCTTCAGAAGTTCATCACAACTTCCTAACCTTTGGTGAGTGCAAGAGCCACTCCCGTGACGGGTTGTTACAGCCGGCCGTGAAGACGGGCGTCCGCGCGATGACGCGGAGGCTTGCCCGACATGGAAGTTCTGATGCCTACCGTGTCACTTGCGCTGGAACGTGACCATGCCCACGGGCGCGGCGACCAGTGCAAATTGCAATCTGGGAACCTGCACGAGAGGGCAGTCCACCTGTACTTGTCCAGGTTCCACGGACGAATACGCGACAGCGAGGTTCGAGCCGGTCCGCGAGATGCCTGTGATTTGCACGGCGTTGCACGGAGTCCCCCATCCGAGGGAGACGCCGACGAGTGCGAATCTCGAAAAATCGATGGCCGGCTCGGCCGCCGGTGGCACCCGCGAGGACAGGAAGGTGCTCCATGCGCTATCGAGTTCCGCCTGGTTGCGGATCACGTACTCCCTGACGGGCCATTCGCCGTAGAGATTGCCAAAGATGTCTCCAACGACGGTGAACGGGACGGCGACCGGTTCCGGAGGTTCGCTTCCGCCGCAGCTCGCCTGCGCTGCGGCAGTGGCGGCCAGCAGAAGTTTCGTGACGAGGGATGAGAAGGACTTTGAAATCATGGTCAGGGCATCCGGATGCGACGGAAGGGGTAGGTGACGCCGGAATAGGTTTGGGGCGCGCTGACGCTTCCGGTGCTGTAGATCCACGCGGTCGCGTCTGCGAGCGTCCAGGTCGGCACGGCGGCTTTGATCGCCGCATAGTAGCCCGCCACATGGGGCCCTGAAAACGACGTGCCGCCGAACTGGTTGGTCGAAGTGTCCGATGTGCCCGTCGACGAAAGGATGTCGTAGCCCGGGGCGAGAAGCATGGGACCTGTGAAGGTGTCCGCGGCAATGCTGGACCCGTTGGCCACCGAATTACCGTTTGCGTTGTTGACGGTGCCGGGGACTTTGATGACGTATGGAATGCAGGCGGGGAAGGAGATTCCCATCCGCGGCAGGGTCGCTCCGGTGTTTCCGGCGCCAGCGACAACCGGAATGCCGCGGGAGTGGAGGTCCGCGACAAGGTTGGTCATGGTGTAGTTGATGTTCGGGCAGTCGGCGGTGTTCTTGCCTGAATCGCCGAAGTTCAGCAGCGCGACATACGTGGCGTCGGTCGCGCTCGCGCTCAACGCCTGCAGGGCGGCAATCTGGTCATCACGAAATGAGCCCGGGTTGCCCGCCGCATCCAGGGAGAACACCTGCGCCGAAATCAGAAAGGCGTCGGGCGCGACGCCTTGCAGGGTGGCGCCGGCCGCGGACTTGGGCATTGCCGCATTCTGACGCCCTGCCGCGATGCCGGCGGCGTGCGTTCCGTGTTGGGGGCAGGACGAGCAGCCGGCGGGAGGCGCGCCAGACGCCGGAAAATTGAGCGGACTGTCTCCCTTCGCATCCTGCGCAGGGCAGGGTGAGGTATATCCGCCCCCGTTGGTGCCCCAGCAGCCTTCGAACATAACCTTGCTGGCCCCGTTCATCTGGAAGAACGCATGGCTCTTGCGGATGCCGGTGTCCAGCAGCACGATGTGCTGGCCCGCGCCCCGGTAGTTCTGGTTCCAGCCGGATTGCATGTTGATGCTGGCTTCGCTGACGCCGAGCAGGGGAAAGGCGTCGGCGCGATTCAGGCTCACGCGCAGCACTCGCCGGTCCGCGTTGGCGAACAACCGGATGGCGGCATCCGGATCCAGCCGGACGTTCAATGCACCCCACTCGCTCAAGTCGCGCGTGATGGCCGCGCCGGGAATGTTCGCCACGACCTCTTCGAGGGCCCGCCTCAAGCTGGCAGACTGCTTGCGCCACGCCGCATCAGGCATGAACCCGCGACCCATCACGAAGGGCGAAGGGAGCCGCAGTTCGATCAGCGCATCCACCACCCCGTGGACCCGGGCTTCGTCGATCACTTCGCGCTGCCAATCCGCCGGGCGTGGGTCCGACCACGCGCCGAGTTGCAAGCTGCGGACCCGGGGATGTTCGCGCAACAGCAGGAAGTCTTCCCGCCCGATCCTGGCCGCGGCAAGGGCGGCGCTGCCTGGAGCCTGACGCAGCGCCGCGGAGGGCCGCAGGCCGGCCAGCAGGGAGGCGCGAACGGCTTGCGCCTGGGCGGATGCCGCCGGGGCATCGCGCCACGCAATGGAGCCGTCGCCCAGGTAGTCCAGGTCGGCATCCACATCGAGCGCCATCTCGACGTCGGCGAATCCGGTGCTTGCGATGGCGGCTTCGATGGCCTGCAATCGCCCATCCGCAGCCAGGATGCGGTGGCGCAGCTTGTCGGTTGGGTCGCGGGTGAATGACTTGGCGCCCTTGCTGTTCAGCAGCGTTGCCAAGCCCTGCGGCGTCACGTTCACGCCGATCTGGCCGGCGTCGTTGGACCAGGTGCCCGCCTTCCAGGCGCCAGTGCCCAACTCAGCGCGCAAGCTGTTGGCGGCCTGCTGCAGCCGGGCCTTGCTTGTCGCGACGCTGCCGAGCGACACGGCGTCGTCCAGATTGACCATCACCCGCACAGCGCCGAGCCGGACCGCCTCGTCCTGCAGCGCGAGATACTCCTGCGGGTCGACGGAGGCCGCGATTGAATTCGCACCGCACAGGAGCAGGGCGAAAGCCATCAAGAGTGCACGAAAGCCCACGCCATGGGGCGGACAGATTTTTTTGAAAATCATCACTTCGCTTTTCCTCCTCAGAATGAACTGCGATGTCCCGGCGCTGGCGCGAGGGGACGCGAATTACTGCTTGGGATGCGCGAATCGCGCGCTTTCGAAGCGAAGCCGGCCGCGAGGCCAGGGCTTGTCGAAAGTTACTGCGTCAGGTGGACTGACTTCGGCGGGCGTGCGGCCGACATCTGCACGGGGCCGGACTGCGGGTGCGGGCGTCTAAAGGGAAAGAAAAAGATTGCCGGTAGCAAATTGGAGCAAAAAGATCCAAAGAAAGGCATTATGCCTTTGCGCGGAGTATAGCGCCCCGGTGAGGCGCTTCACCAACGAAGGGCTCCCGCGCCGCGCGCTGAACTCCGAAAGCGCGGACGCCCTCGCTGCTGAACACTTGCACCGACCTCGTATCTGAGGCCATGGTTTGGTTATGCTGGCGAAAGCGGCAGCTGCGCCCGGAAGGGCGAGTGCAAAGGTCTGTCCCGCCATGACAAACCTTGAGGAGTCACTGAAGCGGTCGTCGGAAAAATCGAGACCGTGGAAACCGACGTTGGCCGCGTAAAAGAATCGAGTCCGACCGGTTCGGGATGCTAGTAAAGGGCATGTCGCGACATACCAGGCTCGAATCAGTGCGAGCCCGCTGAGCCCAGGTCGTTGGCGGCCGTATCGTTCGAGGCTCGAGATTCGTCGTAGTCAACGCTCGTCGAACCACACTGCGAACATCCCGAGCATTGCCAAGCCCAGCCCGCAGATGAAAATGTACGTGACCGCGTAGTAGCTGACGCCTTCGTGGCCGATGAACATGAACAGCCACCAGGGCAGCAGGAACGCGCCCGCTCCGCCTCTGTAAATCCCTGGCGTAAACAGCAACACCAGCGGCGGCAATACGACTAAACCTCGCATTGCGATCGATGGGAGGTCTCTGTTGCCCTTGAATGCAGCCAGATACAGCCCCGCCACGGTGACGACCGGCAATGCCAGGGGGTACACGAACACTGAAAGGGCAAGAAGAAGTCCCATGGTGGAATCTCGTTTCGCTGGGATTAACTGGCCGCGCTTAGGTAGCCCGAGAACAGTGGCAAGGCAATCTTGTTCGCCCCGCGTTAGCTCCTTGGTTTATATCCGCGATTCAGCGCGCTAAAAATGATGTTGACCTCACGGATGAAAAGACATTTCCCTGCGCAGGCGGGCGCCACCTCCCTAGAATGCCCAGGCACCCCGCGTATTCCCTCTCTGCACCCCGGAAGTCCCCCATGCCCACCCCCAACCAGCAACTCCGCAGCCTCCTGAAACCCAACGCCGGCATCGTCATCCCCGGCGCGCCCAACGCCCTGGGCGCCCGCATCATCGAAGACGCGGGCTTCCCCGTGGTCTACATGACCGGCGCAGGCGTCGCGAATTCCTACCTCGGTGGCCCCGACATGGGCCTCATCTCCGTCTCCGAAATGGCCGCGCACGTGGCGGCCTTTCGCGACGCCGTGTCCATCCCCATCATCGCGGACGGCGACACCGGTTTCGGCAACGCGCTCAACCTCGTGCGCACCATCAAGCTCTACGAGCGCGCGGGCGCCTCGGTGATCCAGCTGGAGGACCAGGACTTTCCCAAGCGCTGCGGCCACTTCGACAACAAGTCGGTCATCCCCCAGGCGGAGATGGTGCAGAAGATCAAGGCCGCGGTGGACACGCGCGTCGACGCGGACTTCATGATCCTCGCGCGCACGGACGCGATGGCCGTGGAAGGCATCGACGCCGCTATAGAGCGCATGGCCGCCTACCGCGAGGCGGGCGCGGACCTGATGTTCGTCGAGGCGCCGCGAACGGTGGACGACTTGAAGCGCATCGTGCGCGAGCTGCCCGGGCCGCACATCGTGAACATCGTGCACGGGGGCCGCACGCCGATGCTGCCGCAGGGCGAGCTCGCGCAGATAGGCTTCGCGGGCATCCTCTACGCGAACGCCGCGATGCAGTCGGCGATGCTCGCGATGAAGAAGACCATGGCGCACCTCAAGCGCGTGGGCTCGCTCGCGGGCGCCGAGGACGCCGTCATCTCCTTCGACGAACGGCAGAAGTTCGTCAACTACGCCCAGTGGGCGCAGCTGGAAAAGAAGTACGCGGACAGCTGATTACTCGACCTGCACCTTCGCCGAGCGCACCACCTGTCCCCACTTCGCCACTTCGCCCTTGAAGAAGGCGCTGAAGGCGTCGGGGGTGCTGCTCACCGGCTCCGCGCCGAGCGCGAGCAGCTTGTCGTTGACCACCGGGTCCTTCACCGCCACGGCCACTTCCTGCGCGAGCTTCGTCACGATGTCGTGCGGCGTGCCGGCCGGCGCGAAGAGGCCGAACCACGCAGTGGCGTCGAATCCGGGTACGCCGCTTTCGTCCAGCGTGGGGATGTCGGGCGCGACTTTGGAGCGCTGCTTCGTGCTGACTGCGAGCGGGCGCAGCTTGCCGGCCTTCACCAGCGGCAGCGTCGTGATGATGTTGTCGAAGGTGAGGCCGACCTGGTTGCCCAGCACGTCGTTCATCGCCGGCGCCGCGCCCTTGTAGGGCACGTGCGTGAGCTTGATGTTGGCCGTGCTGTCCAGCAGTTCGGTGAAGAGGTGCGAGCCCGAGCCGTTGCCCGCCGTCGCGTAGTTGATGACGCCCGGCGATTTCTTCGCGGCGTCCAGCAGTTCGCGCACGGTCTTGTACGGAGTCGCCGGGTTGACGACGAGCAGGAAGGGCGTCGACGAGATCATCGAGATCGCGGTGAGGTCCTTCACCGGGTCGTAGGTCATCTTGGGGTACAGGCTCGGGTTGACGGACAGCGAGATGGTGCCGAGCAGCAGCGTGTAGCCATCCGGTGCGGCCTTCGCGACCGCGTCGGCGCCGATGTTGCCCGCGCTGCCCGCGCGGTTCTCCACGACGACGGCCTGGCCCATGCGCTCGCTCAGCTTCTGGCCGATGATGCGCGCGGCGACGTCGGATGCGCCGCCCGCCGGGTAGCCGACGATCAGCTTGATCGGCCGGGACGGATAGGGGCCGGTTTGCGCGAATGCGCCGGCGTATGCGAGCGCGAGGCTGCCCAGGACGAGGGCGCGGCGGGGTAGTGATGTCATGACTTGGTGTCTCCTTGAAATTCGTTGAGCAGCCAGCGCTGCAGGTTGTCCAGAAATATGCGTGCGACCTGGCCTTCGTTGCCGTCGGACATGCCCGCCGAATGCGGGGTGACGATCACGTTGGGCATGTCCCAGAGGGGCGAGTCCGCGGACAGAGGTTCATGCGCGAAGACGTCGAGGTAGGCGCCCGCGAGGCGGCCTTCGCGCAGCGCGGCGATCATCGCGGGTTCATCGATCACTTCGCCGCGTGCGACGTTCACGAGGCCCGCGTGCGAGGGGAGCAGCGCGAATTCGCGCGCGCCGACCAGGTGGCGTGTCTCGTCCGATAGCGGGCAGGCCAGCACCAGCCAGTCCGCGCGCGGCAGCACGTCGTGCAGTTGCGGATAGGTGAGGGTCGGCAGGTCATCGCCCGCAGGCTGCGACCCGCGCCGGACAACGACCACCTTCAATCCGAGTGCCTGCAACAGGCGCGAGATCTCCTGGCCGACAGGCCCCCATCCGACGACGACAGCCGTCTGGCCGCCGATGTCGCGGGGCAGCCCGCTGCCATAGAGCGACGCCCATTCCCTGCGCCGCTGCGCGGCGGCGAGCAGCGGCCAGTGGCGCGCCAGCGACAGCAGCCCCAGCACGGCCGTCTGCGCGACGACGCGCGCGTTGCCGCCGGACGAAGTCGTGATCGCCACGCCCTTGTCCGCGAGCTCGACATAGATCGGCCGGTCGGCGCCGGCGGAGTGGATGTGCACCCATCGCAGCGCGGGCGCGGCACGCAACGCGTCGTAGAAGCGCTTCGTGTCGGGCTTCAGGTCGTGCTTGGTCGACAGGCCCGTCACCTCGCGCGAGACGAAGGCGATGTCGGCCCGCACGGCCGCGGGATCGTCCGGGAAGACGAGCACGTGCGGACGCGCACCGAACGCGCGCGCGATGGCATCCGCGTGCTTGCCCGCCGCATCGCGGGAGAGCAGCAGGTGGGTCGGCGCGTGGCCAGGCGTCACGCTGGGCTCACTCCGCCGTCGCGCCCGATTCCTTCACCACCGCGCGCCACTTCTCGAATTCCTTCTGCACGAAGGCGCCGAACTGCTCGGGCGATCCGCCTACCGGGTCCGCGCCTTCGCGCACCAGCTGCTGTTCGAGCGAAGGCAGCACTTCGTTCACCGCCTTGTTCAGCGTCATGATGACGGTCTCCGGCGTGCCCTTGGGCGCGAAGAAGCCGAACCACGACCCGGCTTCGAAGCCCGGGAAGCCCCTTTCCGCCACTGTGGGCACGTCGGGCATGGAGCGCGACCGGTTCACGCTCGTAACAGCGATGGCGCGCAGCTTGCCGGCCTGGATGTGCTGGATCACCGAAGGAATGGTCGCGAACATGAACTGCACGCGGCCCGCGAGCAGGTCGTTCAGCGCGTCCGCGCCGCGATAGGGCACGTGCGTGAAGGTGGCGCCCACGCGCTTGCCGAGCATGAAGCCCGACAGGTGCGACGAAGTGCCGATGCCGGTGGAGCCGTAGTTCAGCTCGCCGGGCTTGGATTTCGCATAGGCGATGAATTCGTCGATCGTCTTCGCGGGCACGTTGGGGTTGACCACCAGCACGTTGGGCACGTCGGCGATCTGCACGACGGGCACGAGGTCCACCAGCGGGTTGATGTTGAGCTTCTTGTAGAGCGTCGGGTTCACCGCGATCGGGCCGACGGAATCCACGATCAGCGTGTAGCCGTCGGGCGCCGCGCGCGCGGCGAGCTCCGTGCCGATGTTGCCGCCGCCGCCCGGCTTGTTGTCGATCACGAAGGTCTGCTTGAGCTTGTCGCCGAGCTTCTGCCCGACGGCGCGCGCGAGGATGTCCGTCGTGCCGCCGGCGGTGAAGGCGACGATCACGCGCACGGGCCGCGCGGGATACGCGGGCGCCTGCGCCCACGCGGGCACGCCCATCAACGCGGCGGCTCCCGCGAGGACGGTGCGGCGGCTCACGAAATTCTCCAGCTTCATCTTGTCTCCTTGTCGCTTGTAGTTGGTGACTTCAGGTGCGGTAGCTCGGGTCGGTGCGGTCCAGCTTGCGAAGCAGTGCGGGCCACTCCATCAGGCCGTAGGGCCTGCGCGTGCCCGGCTGGTAGTTGTTCCAGGTCTCTTCCAGCACGTGCCGCGGCACGTCTCGCAGCTTCGTGTTGCAGGACATCGCTGCGATCTGCGAACGGCAGGCGAGTTCCAGCCGGTGCGTCCAGTTGAAGCACTCGCCGACCGTCTTGCCGACGACGAGCGCGCCGTGGTTGCGCAGCATCAGCGCCTCGCCCTGGCCCAGGTCGCGCAGCAGCGACGCCTTCTCCTTGTCGTCCAGGACGACACCTTCGTACTCGTGGTAGCCGATCTTCAGGAAGCGCATCGCCGTCTGCGTGATGGGCAGCAGTCCGCAGTCGAGCGCGGACACGGCCATCGACGCCCAGCTGTGCGTGTGGATCACGCAGGCGACCTCCGG is a window of Caenimonas aquaedulcis DNA encoding:
- a CDS encoding class II aldolase/adducin family protein; amino-acid sequence: MTTGVLNIPSMKERVSPQEWQARVDLAACYRLVDLFGMSDMMANHISSRVPGEESFLINPYGMMYEEITASSLIKVDLAGNILASPDFGELKYGVNRAGYVIHSAVHEARPEVACVIHTHSWASMAVSALDCGLLPITQTAMRFLKIGYHEYEGVVLDDKEKASLLRDLGQGEALMLRNHGALVVGKTVGECFNWTHRLELACRSQIAAMSCNTKLRDVPRHVLEETWNNYQPGTRRPYGLMEWPALLRKLDRTDPSYRT